The Porites lutea chromosome 11, jaPorLute2.1, whole genome shotgun sequence genome includes a region encoding these proteins:
- the LOC140952314 gene encoding galanin receptor 2b-like, with amino-acid sequence MNAPNETFGGGANSSDGGPTEENSNMSPLMKNVFYCLYATVFSLAFVGNTLALITCYKTYKVTTSVLLCFIASLASADLMFTLLSIFDLIAFIHDGDWFGGNPVCKIQSFLIEASYTVSILTLVAISRERLKAVSSPVLARAQRTTHRIVIPIIIWVLGIATCTPLLHAYYIKKEEDTGKSLCVNENIGDLGRQTYYAVQAGFLFILPLTFMIWAHSQIFRLLSKHVKTRNSIMSDNREGLKQRKITKMLAVVTLVFFVCYGPFMVIRALRYFYVYNGDMIWRLSQMMIFMQAGMNPIIYCFYSKQFRFSFKDLICCCFSKDHKKMTKPRSASVRSISSTKSSQNTFAVNEFCVNKPELQGRYTLRHV; translated from the coding sequence ATGAACGCTCCGAACGAAACTTTTGGCGGAGGAGCAAACTCCTCCGATGGTGGACCTACAGAAGAAAATAGCAACATGTCTCCTCTTATGAAAAACGTTTTCTACTGCCTTTACGCGACCGTCTTTTCCCTAGCTTTCGTGGGCAACACCTTAGCGCTAATAACGTGCTATAAGACTTACAAAGTCACGACATCGGTTCTCTTGTGCTTTATCGCCAGCCTTGCTAGTGCGGATCTCATGTTTACGCTGCTTTCGATATTTGACTTGATTGCCTTTATACACGATGGAGACTGGTTTGGTGGGAATCCAGTGTGCAAGATTCAAAGTTTTCTCATCGAGGCTAGCTATACAGTGTCCATTTTGACACTGGTGGCCATTAGTCGTGAGAGGTTAAAGGCTGTCTCCTCGCCCGTTCTAGCGCGGGCACAACGGACTACGCACCGAATTGTTATACCAATAATAATTTGGGTACTCGGAATAGCTACTTGCACACCACTGCTGCACGCTTACTACATAAAGAAAGAGGAGGATACGGGAAAGTCATTATGCGTCAATGAAAACATTGGAGACCTAGGAAGGCAGACCTATTATGCTGTCCAAGCGGGGTTCCTCTTTATTTTGCCTCTGACGTTTATGATCTGGGCGCACTCCCAAATATTTCGACTTTTGTCGAAGCACGTCAAGACGAGAAACTCTATTATGTCAGACAACAGAGAAGGACTTAAGCAGCGTAAAATTACCAAGATGTTAGCGGTGGTAACACTCGTGTTTTTTGTCTGCTACGGCCCCTTCATGGTTATACGCGCTCTGCGATACTTCTACGTTTACAATGGAGACATGATCTGGAGATTAAGTCAAATGATGATTTTCATGCAGGCAGGTATGAATCCTATCATTTACTGCTTCTACAGCAAGCAGTTTCGATTCTCCTTCAAGGATTTGATCTGCTGTTGCTTCAGCAAAGACCACAAAAAGatgacaaaaccaaggtcagcTTCCGTGCGGTCGATCTCAAGTACGAAATCTTCACAGAACACCTTCGCTGTGAATGAGTTTTGCGTGAACAAACCTGAACTACAGGGACGCTATACCTTGCGTCATGTTTAA